A portion of the Bulleidia sp. zg-1006 genome contains these proteins:
- a CDS encoding DUF3784 domain-containing protein encodes MTLLKVILILIGVVLTTLGYFIYFKEKYNLINGFEEDYKSGRKTESYAKKVGLAEFIIGIILVVIGICVMITK; translated from the coding sequence ATGACTTTACTAAAGGTAATATTGATATTAATAGGAGTTGTCCTTACCACATTGGGCTATTTCATTTATTTTAAAGAAAAATATAATTTGATTAATGGTTTTGAAGAAGATTATAAATCTGGAAGAAAGACAGAATCCTATGCTAAAAAGGTTGGATTAGCGGAGTTTATCATTGGAATTATCCTTGTTGTAATTGGGATTTGTGTGATGATTACTAAATAA
- a CDS encoding zinc-binding dehydrogenase — MIKFVFREKVLSNVDYVLDTLGGNETKKQMSILKRGGKLVSLRAMPNGAFAKRMKLPKWKQIILGIAGRKFDKLAEKYGVTYDFIFVESNGKQLQEVADIFDNLKIKPSIDTVYPFEEVNKALDKVANGHSKGKTVIVMERE; from the coding sequence GTGATAAAATTTGTATTTAGGGAAAAGGTTCTATCCAATGTCGATTATGTCTTAGATACGCTTGGAGGAAATGAAACAAAAAAGCAGATGAGCATTTTAAAAAGGGGAGGAAAATTAGTATCTTTAAGAGCCATGCCAAATGGGGCTTTTGCAAAAAGAATGAAGTTGCCTAAGTGGAAGCAAATTATATTAGGTATTGCAGGGCGTAAGTTCGATAAGTTAGCAGAAAAATACGGTGTTACGTATGATTTTATTTTTGTAGAATCAAATGGCAAACAACTACAAGAAGTGGCGGATATATTTGATAATCTTAAAATAAAACCATCCATTGATACTGTTTATCCGTTTGAAGAAGTGAATAAGGCTTTAGATAAGGTAGCCAATGGACACTCTAAGGGTAAGACGGTTATTGTTATGGAAAGAGAATAA
- a CDS encoding DUF3021 family protein: MLIKKAIIRGIIPLIIMTTLSIIMKYQGIDTFQVKGTFLVGIIATSITAASVIYEIEKWSLLKQSIVHFIIMFLTVFPCLLISGWYELNSALDYLKVFGMFLLVGIVLWSVAYFIFGKILDK; the protein is encoded by the coding sequence ATGTTAATAAAAAAAGCAATAATCAGGGGAATTATCCCATTAATCATAATGACGACACTATCAATAATCATGAAATATCAAGGAATAGATACTTTTCAAGTTAAGGGTACATTTTTAGTTGGGATTATCGCAACTTCGATAACTGCGGCTTCTGTCATATATGAAATTGAAAAATGGTCTTTACTCAAGCAATCAATTGTTCACTTTATAATTATGTTCCTGACGGTATTTCCATGCTTATTAATAAGCGGTTGGTATGAATTAAATAGCGCTTTGGATTATCTTAAAGTATTTGGAATGTTTTTGTTAGTTGGAATTGTATTGTGGAGTGTTGCCTACTTTATTTTTGGGAAGATATTAGATAAATAG